The proteins below are encoded in one region of Amycolatopsis acidiphila:
- a CDS encoding bifunctional FO biosynthesis protein CofGH: MASAEQQDRPTASAMRRALARARDGKTLDIAEATVLLHARDEDLATLSEHASRIRDAGLAAAGREGVITYSRKVFIPLTRLCRDRCGYCTFATVPGKVDAPFLSPDEVLAIAREGAAMGCKEALFTLGDRPEDRWKAAREWLDAHGYDDTLSYVRAMAILVLEETGLLPHLNPGVLTWQDLQRLKPVAPSMGMMLETTATRLWSERGGPHYGSPDKDPAVRLRVLDDAGRHSVPFTTGILIGIGENYEERADSLFAIRKAARAYGGIQEVIVQNFRAKPDTKMRATPDADLQELAATIAVARLVLGPKTRIQAPPNLIGSQYDLMVRAGIDDWGGVSPLTPDHVNPERAWPQIDELARQTSAAGYELRERLTIYPEYILAGEPWLDPRVAGHVAALADPSTGLALDVNPVGKPWQEPDGGWQEQGRTELHVEVDTVGRTGDRRSDFDSVYGDWNELAAKVPSAPARMDSDIAAALRRAEKDPAGLSDEDALALLHADGAELDALAALADGLRRDVNGDDVTFVVTRNINFTNVCYTGCRFCAFAQRRTDADAYTLSLSQVGDRVDQAWEAGATEICMQGGIHPDMPGTAYFDLAAEVKRRQPDIHLHSYSPMEVVNGASRTNLSIRDWLTRAHESGVDSLPGTAAEILDDDVRWVLTKGKLPTSSWIEVVSTAHSLGIPTTSTMMYGHVDTPAHWVGHIKLIASLQRQALERNGRRGFTEFVLLPFIHQNAPIYLAGLARPGTTVRENRAVHALARILLHGLIDNIQCSWVKLGEETCRAVLQGGVNDLGGTLMEETISRMAGANNGSYKTITQLESMVEPLGRPLVQRTTSYGRPSADRIAAARLSDGVAAAVRNPLPIVS, from the coding sequence ATGGCATCCGCTGAACAGCAGGACCGTCCGACCGCCTCCGCGATGCGCCGCGCGCTGGCGCGTGCCCGCGACGGCAAGACGCTGGACATCGCCGAGGCGACCGTGCTGCTGCACGCCCGTGACGAGGACCTCGCCACGCTGTCCGAGCACGCGTCCCGCATCCGCGACGCCGGGCTCGCCGCGGCCGGCCGCGAGGGCGTGATCACCTACAGCCGCAAGGTGTTCATCCCGCTCACCCGCCTGTGCCGGGACCGGTGCGGCTACTGCACGTTCGCCACCGTTCCGGGCAAAGTGGACGCTCCGTTCCTCTCCCCCGACGAGGTGCTGGCGATCGCGCGCGAGGGCGCCGCGATGGGCTGCAAGGAAGCGCTGTTCACCCTCGGCGACCGGCCCGAGGACCGTTGGAAGGCGGCGCGCGAGTGGCTCGACGCGCACGGCTACGACGACACGCTGTCCTACGTGCGGGCCATGGCGATCCTCGTGCTCGAGGAGACCGGGCTGCTGCCGCACCTCAACCCGGGTGTGCTGACCTGGCAGGACCTGCAGCGGCTCAAGCCGGTCGCGCCGTCGATGGGCATGATGCTGGAGACCACCGCGACGCGGCTGTGGAGCGAACGCGGCGGCCCGCACTACGGTTCGCCGGACAAGGATCCGGCCGTGCGGCTGCGGGTGCTCGACGACGCCGGGCGCCACTCGGTCCCGTTCACGACGGGCATCCTGATCGGCATCGGCGAGAACTACGAGGAGCGGGCGGACTCGCTGTTCGCGATCCGCAAGGCGGCGCGGGCCTACGGCGGCATCCAGGAAGTCATCGTGCAGAACTTCCGCGCGAAGCCGGACACCAAGATGCGCGCGACGCCGGACGCCGACCTGCAGGAACTGGCCGCGACGATCGCGGTCGCCCGGCTGGTGCTCGGCCCGAAGACGCGGATCCAGGCGCCGCCGAACCTGATCGGCAGCCAGTACGACCTGATGGTGCGCGCGGGGATCGACGACTGGGGCGGGGTTTCGCCGCTGACGCCGGATCACGTGAACCCCGAGCGCGCGTGGCCGCAGATCGACGAGCTGGCGCGGCAGACCTCGGCCGCGGGCTACGAGCTGCGCGAGCGGTTGACGATCTATCCCGAGTACATCCTCGCCGGTGAGCCGTGGCTGGACCCGCGGGTGGCCGGGCACGTGGCGGCGCTGGCAGATCCTTCGACGGGGCTGGCGCTGGACGTCAACCCGGTGGGCAAGCCGTGGCAGGAGCCCGACGGCGGCTGGCAGGAGCAGGGGCGGACCGAGCTGCACGTCGAGGTGGACACCGTCGGGCGGACCGGCGACCGGCGCAGCGACTTCGACTCGGTCTACGGCGACTGGAACGAGCTGGCCGCGAAGGTGCCGTCCGCGCCCGCCCGGATGGACTCGGATATCGCGGCAGCCTTGCGGCGCGCGGAAAAGGACCCGGCCGGACTGTCCGATGAGGACGCTCTGGCGCTGCTGCACGCCGACGGCGCGGAGCTCGACGCGCTGGCCGCGCTGGCGGACGGCCTGCGCCGGGACGTGAACGGCGACGACGTGACCTTCGTGGTGACGCGGAACATCAACTTCACCAACGTCTGCTACACCGGTTGCCGGTTCTGCGCGTTCGCCCAGCGTCGCACCGACGCCGACGCGTACACGCTTTCTCTGTCCCAGGTCGGCGACCGGGTGGACCAGGCGTGGGAGGCGGGCGCGACCGAGATCTGCATGCAGGGCGGGATCCATCCCGACATGCCGGGGACGGCGTATTTCGACCTGGCCGCCGAGGTGAAGCGCCGCCAGCCGGATATCCACCTGCATTCGTACAGCCCGATGGAGGTCGTGAACGGCGCGTCGCGGACGAACCTGTCCATTCGCGACTGGCTGACGCGGGCGCACGAGTCCGGTGTGGACTCGCTGCCCGGCACCGCGGCGGAGATCCTCGACGACGATGTGCGGTGGGTGCTGACGAAGGGCAAGCTGCCGACGTCGAGCTGGATCGAGGTGGTCAGCACCGCGCACTCGCTGGGCATCCCGACGACGTCGACGATGATGTACGGGCACGTCGACACGCCCGCGCACTGGGTCGGGCACATCAAGCTGATCGCCTCCCTGCAGCGTCAGGCACTGGAACGCAACGGGCGGCGCGGGTTCACGGAGTTCGTGCTGCTGCCGTTCATCCACCAGAACGCGCCGATCTACCTCGCCGGCCTGGCGCGCCCGGGCACGACGGTGCGCGAGAACCGGGCGGTGCACGCACTGGCGCGGATCCTGCTGCACGGGCTGATCGACAACATCCAGTGCTCCTGGGTGAAACTCGGCGAGGAAACCTGCCGGGCGGTGCTGCAAGGTGGGGTGAACGATCTCGGCGGCACGCTCATGGAGGAGACGATCAGCCGCATGGCCGGCGCGAACAACGGCTCGTACAAGACGATCACGCAGCTCGAGTCGATGGTCGAGCCACTCGGCCGCCCACTCGTCCAGCGCACGACTTCGTACGGCCGCCCCAGCGCGGACCGCATAGCGGCGGCGCGGCTGAGCGACGGCGTGGCTGCCGCGGTCCGGAACCCCCTGCCGATCGTGAGTTGA
- the kynU gene encoding kynureninase — MSLSQVAAELDARDPLAGKRAEFDLEPQLSYLDGNSLGAPPRSVAARLDEVVRKQWAGRLIRSWDEGWWQAPERVGDRIAPLVGAAPGQVVVSDSTSVNVFKALVAAVRLNPGRPEILVDSTTFPSDGYVADSAARLTGHEIRRVPPAEMAAVVSERTAAALVNHVDYRSGLLHDLPALTESLHAAGALAVWDLCHSVGAVPMRLDAAGVDLAVGCTYKFLNGGPGAPAFLYVAEKWQERFDQPLSGWAGHADPFGMTEAYAGGAGISRARTGTPEILSMLALDAALDVWEDVTVEQVRAKALALGDFFLRCLDERVPGAEVLTPRDHRRGNQLSIRRPDAKRVMAAMTESGIIGDFRPPDVLRFGLAALYVRYVDVLRAAAFLSGWPG, encoded by the coding sequence ATGTCGTTGTCGCAGGTGGCGGCCGAGCTGGACGCCCGCGACCCACTGGCCGGGAAGCGTGCGGAGTTCGACCTCGAGCCACAACTGTCCTATTTGGACGGCAATTCCCTCGGCGCCCCGCCACGGTCGGTGGCCGCGCGGCTCGACGAGGTGGTGCGGAAGCAGTGGGCGGGGCGGCTGATCCGATCATGGGACGAGGGCTGGTGGCAGGCCCCGGAACGGGTCGGCGACCGGATCGCGCCGCTGGTCGGCGCGGCGCCGGGGCAGGTGGTGGTGAGTGACTCGACGAGTGTCAACGTCTTCAAGGCGCTGGTCGCGGCGGTGCGGCTGAACCCGGGGCGACCCGAGATCCTGGTGGACTCGACCACGTTCCCGAGCGATGGCTACGTCGCCGACAGCGCCGCCCGGCTCACCGGGCACGAGATCCGCCGGGTTCCGCCGGCGGAGATGGCGGCGGTGGTGTCCGAGCGGACGGCCGCGGCCCTGGTCAACCACGTCGACTACCGGTCGGGCCTGCTGCACGACCTGCCGGCGCTGACCGAGAGCCTGCACGCCGCGGGTGCGCTGGCGGTGTGGGACCTGTGCCACAGCGTGGGTGCGGTGCCGATGCGGCTCGATGCCGCGGGGGTGGACCTCGCGGTCGGCTGCACCTACAAGTTCCTCAACGGCGGGCCTGGCGCCCCGGCGTTCCTCTACGTGGCGGAGAAATGGCAGGAGCGGTTCGACCAGCCGCTGAGCGGGTGGGCCGGGCACGCGGACCCGTTCGGCATGACGGAGGCGTACGCGGGCGGGGCCGGTATCAGCCGTGCCAGGACGGGGACGCCGGAGATCCTGTCGATGCTCGCGCTCGATGCCGCGCTGGACGTGTGGGAGGACGTGACCGTCGAGCAGGTGCGCGCGAAGGCGCTCGCGCTGGGTGACTTCTTCCTGCGATGCTTGGACGAACGCGTGCCGGGCGCCGAGGTGCTGACGCCGCGCGACCACAGGCGCGGCAACCAGCTCTCGATCCGCCGCCCAGACGCGAAACGCGTCATGGCGGCGATGACCGAGTCCGGCATCATCGGCGACTTCCGGCCGCCCGACGTGTTGCGCTTCGGGCTGGCGGCGTTGTACGTGCGGTACGTGGATGTGCTTCGCGCTGCTGCGTTTCTGTCAGGATGGCCGGGGTAG